GTATCTAAAACAGAGGTATAGCTGTGGCCTCACAGATCGATAAACCAATGATCagcaaaaaaagatggaaaaggttGAAACTGTTGCTCGAAACTTTGTTTTGACgtccactgtaaacatttggtttattgacattgttggaaaagtttggcccattgcattgtgggatgtggtatCCCGGCATAGACGAATGCATAGAAGGGTTTTTACTTGATTTGAAGTAtcactttttgatttatttagaatttgatagaaactgcactttttctttaatttgttgggttttgtgtTGTAACTAGTAAAACTCCTGTAGACTGTtttaacagtgtgactattCCTTATGTTCAGTGTCCCTGTTGTGATATTCTGTATTATCTCAACTAAAAATAGCTCCATActtttatttgttggttttCAAGTTGATTTCCTCAGTTTggctcttgtgtgtgtgtggcctgtTATTTGAAGGTGATAAATCACTctgttatacattttatttaagtaagcagaggagtaaagagtactgatatatcctactcaaatagaagtactgatcgaaattgtacaagtacatgtaagtcatacataattaaaaaatcaagtataattaaaaacaagctTAATTAAATTTTACAGTAAAggttacttgttactttcatccccacgtttatttttggtgataaatcttaccacggttcccttgcatacagtaaacatctcatgtataaatttaaaaaggaagaaacctaatcttgcacatttggaacttaaTTACTAAATACCTTCatctaatgctgttttggcacagtgcattacgtttaatctggttggtcggctatgatgtgatgcatttgattgttgtctggtcatttcattttttgtagtttcacaatgtcggTTAATCACTTAAAAAGTACATgtaccataaaagcaactcaattccagtaacgtgagtatttgtaaatctgttactttcagcTTTAGTGGTTAGTGATGGTGGACGTATTATTTGCTTAAATACTTAACTTAAAAAGGGGTAGTTAGACATGTGTAGAAACAggtggtgtgtgtctgtgagttcacgtttgtatttttaaataaaaaacttaaatatttaatttgacattttatttacaaaacgtGTGATTTACAATAGAAGAGAGAGAAAGTCCAGTAGGTGCTGTTGGTGCCGCTGATGGTGATTAATGTAGGGTTGTTGAGTGGTGTCCATGTTTTCTGATTCCTGTCTGATGGATGCTGGGgtgattatttctttttctcctcacaAACTTTGGGCGACAGTCGTTTTTTCTTGTGTCTCTAAAATCAAACATAAAACTTTTcgtcagctgataaaacactttcaccGTCATCTTTAAGGTTGCTGTGTCAACATGTATGTGGACTTACATAGTTGATTTTATTACTCCAGTCAGGGTTCGCAAATAGGTGCAGGAGAGAATCCACTCTGGCCTCTTCAACATATacttctctttgttctggtGACAACAATTTCCACTGTAGAAAAGcatcagtcacacacacttagGACCAGAGTTTAAAGATCACAGATGATTCCTGGAAGAACAAATTAACTTACCCGTTGACCGAGGTGTTTATTCACCACAGCACTCGTCCTCGTGCCCAACTCCGCCTCCGCAGATGCCCTGTTCTTTTTTAGGAAGTGCATGAAAGCGTTGAGGGGCTTTTTAACATACGGCTTTTCTGTCACCTTTTCCTTCCTTCTGAGAGAAcaaatcacaaatacacagtgtaAAAGCATGGTCACGAGTCAGTCACAAGACATACTTATTGTGCATCCTGCATGTGGACGACATTAGGAACAGGGGGGACATTTATGGTCCCTGGATTTTGTGCTTACCGGTACTCAGCTTCAGGCAAGGCGTCCATAATTTGGGTGAAGTGTGTCTGGCCCTGAAGTTTTTTGGTAGCATAAGCGTGATCATGAAGGACTGTGGCAAGATGATTCTGTTGGACCACGTAATGGCCACAAATTACGGCTGTTTGGTCCTGAAAGTGTTGGGCACAGTCACATTATTAAGTAGATAATTCTACAGAAGAACAGAAAGGGTCAAGATTTTTACCTCCTCAATACACTCCTGCCGTTCTTGCTCTTCaaagaaatcaaaatcaaaaatgtcCTCCAGGATCTGAGGGAGGAAAGAGGATCAGTGAGCAGATCAGTGACATCATGTATTAGTAACAGGGTAATGTAAGCATTAGATCAGTGATATTTACAAGCATTTTACATGAATCATGCAGAGAACCACAATATTGGCATCAATTATCCAAAGTTAGAGAAAGAACTATTGAACCAAAGCCTCATCTTTAAAGAGTACCTCACCCCAAAagcactttttctgctgaatacatatgtattttggtactaagtagtgttgttgattgatcctggtacaactctcaacattttagtcaaagtatttcaatttgtcgtattttgttgtaaaatgtcggagtgactgccctcaatgtgttaaaaacccactattacaattgatttttactattggcagagaacaagatcatgtgatgttttggcaccatcttgcatcacaaacaagcactgttagtaACTCAGACGCAGTGTTTACATGATAGATGCTCCGTCGGTTGCGTGTCGGGATGAAACAGCGACCGACCAAACTGTCCTTGGAACTTCTGTTTTTCAACAaatctatttgttttttgtttgtttttttcatttttgatattttattgtgAGTATTAGTTATTGTGAGCCCTTTATCATATTTCATTTCATATTGTGCGTTCACCATTTTCTTATACCTTTAACTTCTACCAATATAAATTCACTGATAAAATAATGACACAGGAATATAGAGCATAATTTGTGTTTCATGATGTCTTACGTCATTAGAAACTGGCTTTTGAACATCAGGAGAAGATTGACTTGGGGGGTTGTTAAACACATCTGAACCCTCAGAATGGAGACGATTCCAGTCCTCTTTATTCCACTTCATCTTGATATTTGGGCTGAtgtgaaacaaagcaaaggaaataAATCAGCTGCTGAGGCTCATGCACAGGAACAACACCTTGCAGAGACCTTCAACTAAACTTAAACTAAACTATTCAATGTATCTGTTCCATTATGTCTAACAGTGACATGCTGCCTCTAACTCTGCAGTGTGTTCTTATTTGGCTCATATTTAGTTTCTTTACAGTAAACATGATACAAACAGAAACATTGACACACACTAACTGGGATCTATTGCAGTGTAATAATTCACACACTAACCAAGGTTCAATAATAACATGGTTGACTGCTAAACAGCTGCTCATGAAAGACATCTCAATGATATCAATAATGGTTACATTGCATTCCTCTGTATTGATCATTTCTAAGATGTTTATGTAGAAACTATTAGAAGCAGGCCACTGTCACATTAAGTTTGGAAGCATAATCTCACATTAAAATCTCTTACTTTGAGTTGTTTGAAAAAGTCGTCTGAAAGCTGTTTTGCAAACTTTTGGTGCAGATAAAACACAAAGTTTTCTCAAAATCAAATAGCAATGGAGACTATTAAGGGAGATTCATTTCTGTTGAAATAACTGAAGAATGAAGGTTTTCTATGCTGGAGATGAAAGTCAGCTGCACTTCAAAGGCAAGTTGGTTTGTTTGTGCAGGTTGCTATGGAGC
The nucleotide sequence above comes from Gouania willdenowi unplaced genomic scaffold, fGouWil2.1 scaffold_14_arrow_ctg1, whole genome shotgun sequence. Encoded proteins:
- the LOC114458620 gene encoding lymphoid enhancer-binding factor 1-like codes for the protein MKWNKEDWNRLHSEGSDVFNNPPSQSSPDVQKPVSNDILEDIFDFDFFEEQERQECIEEDQTAVICGHYVVQQNHLATVLHDHAYATKKLQGQTHFTQIMDALPEAEYRRKEKVTEKPYVKKPLNAFMHFLKKNRASAEAELGTRTSAVVNKHLGQRWKLLSPEQREVYVEEARVDSLLHLFANPDWSNKINYRHKKKRLSPKVCEEKKK